One Solanum pennellii chromosome 10, SPENNV200 genomic region harbors:
- the LOC107001393 gene encoding uncharacterized protein LOC107001393: MGLADTIQENNQASNQNRAKAMIFLRHHLDEGLKMEYLTVKDPLVLWNNLKDRYDHLKLVVLPQARYDWIHLRLQDFKSISEYNSSMFKIISQLKLCEENITDHDMLEKMFSTFPASSMLLQQQYREMGFKKYSELISYLLVAEQHNELLMKNHESRSTGSMPFPEVNTANIHQSRREKGRGPSRGRGRNFNHGDRLALNNNLQHQQCKKNNEKHDVVQKKNSDNKCYRCGGKGHWSRTCRTPRHLVELYQASLKEVKYNAEANFITKDTVEPMRLDVADFF; encoded by the coding sequence ATGGGTCTAGCAGACACcatccaagaaaataatcaagcatCGAATCAAAATCGTGCTAAGGCGATGATATTTCTCCGTCATCACCTTGATGAGGGtttgaaaatggaatatctcaCTGTTAAGGATCCTCTGGTGTTGtggaacaatttaaaagatagatatgatcaCCTGAAGTTGGTCGTCCTTCCACAGGCACGTTATGACTGGATCCACttgagacttcaagattttaaatctatcaGTGAGTATAACTCttccatgtttaaaattatctcacaattaaaattatgtgaagAAAATATTACTGACCATGATATGCTGGAAAAAATGTTTTCCACTTTCCCTGCCTCGAGTATGCTTCTGCAGCAACAATATCGAGAAATGGGATTTAAAAAGTATTCCGAATTAATTTCATATCTCCTTGTTGCTGAACAACATAATGAATTACTGATGAAAAACCATGAAAGTCGATCTACTGGTTCTATGCCATTTCCTGAAGTAAATACGGCAAATATTCACCAATCTAGGCGTGAAAAAGGTCGTGGACCCAGTCGTGGTCGAGGAAGAAATTTCAATCATGGTGATCGTCTTGCACTAAATAATAACCTTCAACACCAGCAGTGTaaaaagaataatgaaaaacatgatgtagtgcagaagaaaaattcagaCAACAAATGTTACCGATGTGGTGGAAAAGGACATTGGTCACGTACCTGTCGTACGCCAAGGCATCTGGTTGAGCTATATCAAGCTTCCCTGAAGGAGGTGAAATATAACGCAGAAGCCAACTTTATCACGAAAGATACTGTTGAACCCATGCGTCTAGATGTAGCGGATTTCTTTTAA
- the LOC107001813 gene encoding nucleobase-ascorbate transporter 4-like yields MAPQVKADELVPHPVKDQLPGVDYCVNSNPSWPEAIILGFQHYIVMLGTTVIIPTIIVPQMGGGNEEKAQVIQTLLFVAGLNTLLQSLFGTRLPVVIGGSFTFIIPATFVASSSRYNTYLDPRERFIHSMRGMQGALMIASILPILIGFLGLWRIVIRVLSPLSAAPPVFLVGLGLYTQGFPLLAECVEIGLPGLIILLLLSQYIPHMWKLKRPIFERFAVLLSVAIVWAYAALLTVTGAYNNRPPQTQFSCRVDRSGVISGASWIKVPYPWQWGAPKVDAGDVFVMMAAALVSLVESTGAFIAAARYGSVTHTPGSVISRGAGWLGLGLLLSGLWGTASGFTVSVENVGLVAMTRVGSRRVIQMSAIFMLFFSVLGKFGAVLASIPLPIVGALYSVMFAFMSSAGLGLLQFCNLNSFRTKFILGLSIYLGFSVPQYFNGYVITTGDGPVRSGSAWFNKIMQVIFTSPATVAGIVALFLDLTLAREHVNTKKDSGRHWWAKFKHFDNDPRSEEFYSLPYGLSKYFPSV; encoded by the exons ATGGCGCCACAGGTGAAAGCTGATGAATTGGTTCCACATCCAGTGAAGGACCAATTGCCAGGAGTTGATTATTGTGTTAACAGCAACCCTTCATGGC CGGAGGCCATTATTCTGGGTTTTCAGCACTACATAGTTATGCTGGGAACTACTGTCATTATCCCGACCATCATTGTTCCTCAAATGGGTGGTGGCAAT GAGGAGAAAGCTCAAGTAATTCAAACTTTGCTCTTTGTTGCTGGGCTGAATACTCTTTTGCAGTCTTTGTTTGGAACCCGGCTTCCTGTGGTGATAGGTGGATCATTCACATTCATTATTCCAGCTACTTTTGTTGCATCATCCAGTAGATACAATACATATCTTGACCCACGCGAG AGGTTTATACATTCGATGAGAGGAATGCAGGGAGCTCTGATGATTGCATCCATACTTCCCATACTAATTGGCTTTCTCGGACTCTGGAGAATTGTCATAAG GGTCCTATCTCCTCTCTCTGCAGCTCCACCAGTGTTTCTTGTAGGCCTTGGTCTATATACGCAAGGTTTTCCGCTT TTGGCAGAATGTGTTGAAATTGGTCTTCCAGGGTTAATAATACTATTATTGTTGTCTCAA TACATTCCTCACATGTGGAAATTAAAGCGTCCCATCTTTGAACGATTTGCTGTCCTATTATCAGTTGCTATAGTGTGGGCATATGCAGCTCTTCTCACTGTGACAGGTGCATACAACAATAGACCTCCACAGACTCAATTTAGTTGCCGTGTGGATCGCTCTGGGGTCATTAGTGGAGCTTCATG GATAAAGGTACCTTATCCATGGCAATGGGGTGCTCCCAAAGTCGATGCTGGAGATGTCTTTGTAATGATGGCTGCAGCTTTGGTTTCTCTTGTCGAG TCTACTGGAGCATTTATAGCAGCTGCAAGATATGGAAGTGTAACACATACACCGGGTTCAGTAATTAGCCGTGGTGCTGGTTGGCTG GGATTAGGCCTTTTGCTGAGTGGTCTATGGGGAACTGCGAGCGGATTTACTGTCTCAGT TGAAAATGTAGGTCTTGTGGCAATGACTCGAGTTGGAAGTAGAAGAGTGATTCAAATGTCTGCAATATTTATGCTTTTCTTCTCCGTGTTAG GAAAATTTGGAGCTGTTCTTGCTTCCATACCTCTGCCAATTGTTGGAGCTTTGTACTCTGTCATGTTTGCTTTCATGT CTTCTGCTGGTCTTGGATTACTTCAGTTTTGCAATCTCAACAGCTTCAGGACTAAGTTTATATTAGGTTTGTCCATCTACTTGGGTTTTTCTGTGCCACAATACTTCAATGGTTATGTGATAACCACTGGTGATGGTCCCGTTCGCTCTGGCTCTGCCTGG TTTAACAAAATAATGCAAGTAATCTTCACGTCCCCGGCCACAGTGGCAGGAATTGTAGCATTGTTCTTGGACTTAACTCTTGCTCGAGAACATGTCAACACCAAGAAAGACAGTGGAAGGCATTGGTGGGCAAAGTTCAAGCATTTTGACAATGATCCTAGAAGTGAAGAGTTCTATTCTCTCCCTTATGGCCTTTCCAAGTACTTCCCCTCAGTATAA